The following are encoded together in the Desulfococcus multivorans genome:
- a CDS encoding sugar-transfer associated ATP-grasp domain-containing protein, translating to MRPIPRAVPDRMRQLLQMPSIRWTYRAVMTRFRRLRETQAGILRDECCGMNLNWRPAARSSAHMAAVHWCHTRILWRKNRTRALLTTLLWPVVSPIFILRRVARHGRHVAQQFGVPLSRQVRDLVYLAHVLYMGPRTYYYYGLYHPGRTASASLYVQDHEILGLLDGINRDTDHRIFENKTAFFEKCRQSGLRTIPIAARFENGKAAFIDDGGRDADWFAKPEGGRCGTGIMAFRYDGPGRYRSESGRRLSKEDVMARVAACSLSSPYILQERILNHADVAALVGDALSTCRIVTYREPDGSEGVLPCAIFKMAARGRSTDNFHTGGMAVSIDLETGVLGRGVVGAEPTTRWDVHPDTQKRVNGFQLPFWAETLALCREAHRVFKDYAFIGWDVAITDDGPMLVEGNLFWGVEAMQMAHETPLGETPFPRVYLAHMKRQRG from the coding sequence ATGCGACCGATACCACGCGCCGTTCCAGACCGGATGCGGCAGCTGTTGCAGATGCCCTCGATACGATGGACATATCGCGCCGTGATGACCCGTTTTCGGCGGTTGAGGGAAACACAGGCCGGAATACTGCGGGATGAATGTTGCGGGATGAACCTGAACTGGCGTCCGGCGGCCCGAAGCAGCGCTCACATGGCCGCAGTCCACTGGTGCCACACCCGGATTCTCTGGCGGAAGAACAGAACCCGCGCCCTGTTGACGACCCTGCTCTGGCCCGTCGTCTCCCCCATATTCATCCTGAGACGGGTCGCCCGCCACGGCAGGCATGTCGCACAACAGTTCGGGGTGCCCCTTTCCCGCCAGGTCCGGGACCTCGTCTATCTTGCCCACGTGCTTTATATGGGACCGCGGACCTATTATTATTACGGGCTTTACCATCCCGGTCGGACGGCATCGGCGTCGCTTTACGTGCAGGATCATGAAATTCTGGGGCTGCTGGACGGCATCAACCGGGATACGGACCACCGTATATTCGAGAACAAGACGGCATTTTTTGAAAAATGCCGACAATCCGGCTTGAGGACGATACCCATTGCGGCGCGGTTCGAGAATGGAAAGGCGGCTTTCATCGACGACGGCGGTCGTGATGCGGACTGGTTTGCCAAGCCCGAAGGCGGCAGGTGCGGCACGGGCATTATGGCGTTTCGATACGACGGCCCGGGGCGATATCGGAGCGAAAGCGGCCGCCGGTTGTCAAAGGAAGACGTAATGGCCCGGGTTGCGGCCTGCTCCCTGTCATCGCCGTATATCCTTCAGGAGCGGATCTTAAACCATGCCGACGTGGCGGCGCTGGTGGGGGACGCCCTTTCCACATGTCGCATCGTGACCTATCGGGAACCCGACGGATCGGAGGGCGTGCTGCCGTGCGCCATTTTCAAGATGGCCGCCCGTGGGCGAAGCACCGACAATTTCCATACCGGGGGGATGGCGGTTTCCATCGACCTGGAAACAGGCGTGCTCGGCAGGGGCGTCGTGGGTGCGGAACCGACGACGCGATGGGATGTCCATCCCGACACCCAAAAGCGGGTGAACGGATTTCAGCTGCCCTTCTGGGCGGAAACCCTCGCGTTGTGCCGCGAGGCACATCGGGTCTTCAAGGATTACGCGTTCATCGGCTGGGACGTCGCCATTACGGACGATGGGCCGATGCTGGTGGAGGGAAATCTCTTCTGGGGGGTGGAGGCGATGCAGATGGCCCATGAAACCCCCCTTGGGGAAACGCCCTTTCCCCGGGTCTACCTGGCGCACATGAAACGGCAAAGAGGCTGA
- a CDS encoding ABC transporter permease has protein sequence MTNRITYIKARSGWQVIDLGELREYWDLFYFLVLRDIKVMYAQTILGFAWAILNPLIQIVVFSVVFGRVAEVPTEGIPYALFSSVAVIPWTYMQEAMTQSSQSLVQGQSMLGKVYFPRLIFPLAPAFARLVDFTISILLLSCVMFWYRVTPTWNLLYFPVFLVFMVMVASGVGMWLSSFAIRYRDFKYAMPFVMKMLIYTAPIVYSAASIPDKYRLIYSLNPIVGVIEGFRAALLGTPMPWAYIWPGMLTAALVFVTGGLYFKRMERIFADVI, from the coding sequence ATGACCAATCGTATTACCTATATCAAGGCGAGATCGGGTTGGCAGGTGATCGATCTCGGGGAACTCAGGGAGTACTGGGATCTGTTCTACTTTCTTGTTCTGCGGGACATCAAGGTGATGTACGCCCAGACGATTCTGGGGTTCGCATGGGCCATCCTGAATCCGCTGATTCAGATCGTCGTCTTTTCGGTGGTGTTCGGGCGGGTGGCGGAGGTGCCCACCGAGGGCATTCCGTATGCCCTGTTCTCGAGTGTCGCCGTCATCCCGTGGACCTATATGCAGGAGGCCATGACCCAATCGAGCCAGAGCCTCGTACAGGGCCAGAGCATGCTCGGAAAGGTCTATTTTCCGCGTCTGATCTTTCCGCTGGCGCCGGCCTTCGCCCGGCTGGTGGATTTCACGATATCCATCCTGCTGCTCTCCTGTGTCATGTTCTGGTATCGCGTGACGCCCACCTGGAATCTCCTCTATTTTCCCGTTTTCCTCGTGTTCATGGTCATGGTGGCCTCCGGCGTCGGCATGTGGCTCTCCTCCTTTGCCATCCGATACCGGGATTTCAAGTACGCCATGCCCTTTGTCATGAAAATGCTGATCTATACCGCGCCCATTGTCTACTCGGCGGCCTCCATACCCGATAAATACCGGCTCATCTATTCCCTCAATCCCATCGTGGGCGTCATCGAGGGATTCCGGGCGGCGCTTCTGGGGACGCCCATGCCGTGGGCCTATATATGGCCGGGGATGCTCACCGCGGCCCTGGTTTTCGTGACCGGGGGACTGTACTTCAAGCGGATGGAGCGTATCTTTGCGGACGTAATATGA
- a CDS encoding ABC transporter ATP-binding protein, translating to MTEPAIRVDNISKRYRIGLKEKRQDTVGGEILRMLVSPFYNFRKYRSLYRFKGGVADIDFDAEEQASPDILWAVKGVSFQVAPGEVLGLIGRNGAGKSTLLKILARITDPTIGYAEIRGRISSLLEVGTGFHPELTGRDNIFLNGTILGMRRREIEEKFDEIVQFSGVEKFIDTPVKRYSSGMKVRLAFSVAAHLEPELLIIDEVLAVGDADFQAKCLNKMESIGQEGRTVLFVSHNMAAVTRLCTKALLLEGGRIVNSGSASEVVGAYLNSNLGVTSARHWPDVEKAPGNDVVRLRGVRACNENREVLEAFDIRKPIRLEMTFDVYASGRVLMPHFTVKNREGVCAFLTLDQDPEWRKRPRPAGTYVSTALIPGNLLSEGMIYISVNCLSLNPDAVMFSEKNAIAFSVYDNLDGDSARGDYAREIRGVVRPLLKWTTEYRPGGDGMDFSHMAVEG from the coding sequence ATGACGGAACCGGCAATCAGGGTCGATAACATCAGCAAGCGCTATCGCATCGGCCTGAAAGAAAAACGCCAGGACACGGTTGGCGGAGAAATCCTGCGCATGCTGGTCAGCCCTTTTTACAACTTCAGGAAATACCGGTCGCTGTACCGGTTCAAAGGCGGCGTGGCCGACATCGATTTCGACGCGGAGGAGCAGGCGTCTCCGGATATCCTCTGGGCCGTGAAAGGGGTCTCGTTCCAGGTGGCGCCGGGAGAGGTTCTCGGCTTGATCGGCCGGAACGGCGCGGGCAAGTCGACCCTGCTCAAGATTTTGGCCCGGATTACGGACCCCACCATTGGGTACGCGGAGATCCGGGGAAGAATTTCGAGCCTTCTGGAGGTGGGGACCGGCTTCCATCCCGAACTCACCGGCAGGGACAACATCTTTCTCAACGGGACGATCCTGGGGATGAGGCGGCGGGAAATCGAGGAGAAGTTCGACGAGATCGTCCAGTTTTCAGGTGTGGAAAAATTCATCGACACCCCGGTCAAGCGCTATTCCAGCGGCATGAAGGTCCGGCTCGCCTTTTCGGTGGCGGCCCATCTCGAACCGGAACTGCTGATCATCGACGAGGTGCTCGCCGTGGGAGATGCCGATTTCCAGGCCAAATGCCTCAACAAGATGGAGAGCATCGGCCAGGAAGGGCGAACGGTCCTTTTCGTGTCCCACAACATGGCGGCGGTGACGCGGCTGTGTACAAAGGCCCTGCTGCTCGAGGGCGGAAGGATCGTGAATTCGGGATCCGCCAGCGAGGTTGTGGGCGCGTATCTCAATTCCAACCTCGGGGTGACTTCGGCGAGGCATTGGCCCGATGTGGAGAAAGCCCCGGGGAATGATGTCGTCCGGCTTCGCGGTGTCAGGGCATGCAATGAAAACCGCGAGGTTCTTGAAGCCTTCGATATCCGCAAACCGATCCGTCTCGAGATGACCTTTGACGTGTACGCCTCCGGCCGTGTCCTGATGCCCCATTTCACCGTGAAGAACCGGGAGGGGGTGTGTGCCTTCCTGACCCTGGACCAGGATCCCGAGTGGCGGAAACGGCCGCGCCCGGCCGGGACATACGTGAGTACGGCGCTGATTCCGGGCAACCTGCTGTCCGAGGGGATGATCTATATCAGCGTGAATTGTCTTTCCCTGAATCCCGATGCCGTGATGTTCAGTGAAAAAAACGCCATCGCCTTCAGTGTTTACGACAATCTCGATGGCGATTCGGCTCGGGGGGATTATGCCAGGGAAATTCGCGGCGTTGTCCGCCCCCTGTTGAAGTGGACGACCGAATACCGGCCGGGCGGAGACGGAATGGATTTCTCCCATATGGCCGTGGAGGGATGA
- a CDS encoding 4Fe-4S dicluster domain-containing protein, giving the protein MIDCADNPVSDRQRLFVHQSCMHCDDPPCVMVCPTTASYIRSDGIVLIDHDKCVGCGSCVLACPYGARTVLKADNVVVGESELMGSDVRSRIDKKGLCTKCTFCHTRIDEGLGKGLTPGEDEAATPMCVATCSSGALHFGDLDDPDSRINHLIRDNLTTQMQVQMSTGPAVFFIVPEWWSAYCEQASPGEKD; this is encoded by the coding sequence GTGATCGATTGCGCCGACAATCCGGTTTCGGACCGGCAGCGTTTATTCGTCCATCAGAGTTGCATGCACTGTGATGATCCGCCTTGTGTGATGGTATGCCCCACAACGGCATCCTACATCAGATCGGACGGGATCGTCCTGATAGACCATGACAAATGCGTGGGATGCGGCTCATGTGTTCTTGCCTGCCCCTATGGGGCGCGGACCGTTTTGAAGGCGGACAATGTCGTTGTCGGTGAAAGCGAGTTGATGGGCTCCGACGTTCGGTCGAGAATCGACAAAAAAGGGCTCTGTACGAAATGCACCTTTTGTCACACCCGTATTGACGAGGGGCTCGGAAAGGGGTTGACGCCGGGCGAAGATGAGGCGGCAACGCCGATGTGTGTCGCGACGTGCAGTTCAGGCGCCCTGCACTTTGGAGATCTCGATGACCCGGACAGCAGGATAAACCATCTGATCCGGGACAACTTAACAACGCAGATGCAGGTGCAGATGTCGACGGGGCCGGCTGTTTTTTTCATCGTTCCTGAATGGTGGTCGGCATATTGCGAGCAGGCATCTCCGGGAGAGAAGGATTGA
- a CDS encoding FAD-dependent oxidoreductase, translating to MLINAFELSPDSTIETDICVVGAGVAGISFAMEYIDAGYRVCLLESGGIEADRVTQSLNWGKNIGFPYFELDKSRARFFGGTSHFWHIPIGDNRLGVRLRGLDPIDFEARDWVPYSGWPFDISHLEPFYRRAHQICRIGPYSYDPADWMSSEDQRRQPRLTGEEFETTVFQFGDREVFFKTYRDALDRSENIRVFTHANCVNIAVDDNAQVVTALQAACLNGPRFNVKARTYILAAGGIEVPRLLLASNHVQKAGLGNGNDLVGRFFMEHPHLTSGAFIPADVEMSHALAFYGMHQVNGVTIMGKLALNDAVKRRERLLNHSIHIAPDFNRSKAYYKRSWSKGYYSGKSLVYDLKKKKIPRNLKSRLIDVARDIPSLSRESYRHFTNRFLKEYVAGERMVVYRLNHMAEQVPNPESRVLLDEEKDAFGMNRIKLKWELMPQDLKSMIRTQEILSDALKKKGLGRLIIEMKEGETPRFLRGGWHHMGTTRMHVDPKKGVVDKDCRVHGISNLYIAGASVFPTSGYANPVVTTVALAVRLADHVKKL from the coding sequence ATGTTAATCAACGCATTTGAACTGTCTCCGGACTCTACCATCGAGACGGATATCTGCGTGGTCGGAGCAGGCGTGGCGGGAATTTCATTTGCGATGGAATACATCGACGCCGGGTACAGGGTATGTCTGCTGGAGAGCGGCGGCATCGAAGCCGACAGAGTAACGCAATCCCTGAATTGGGGAAAAAATATCGGATTTCCGTATTTCGAACTGGATAAATCCAGGGCCCGGTTTTTTGGCGGAACAAGCCATTTCTGGCACATCCCCATCGGCGACAACAGGCTGGGTGTCCGGTTGAGGGGGCTCGATCCCATCGATTTCGAAGCGCGTGACTGGGTGCCTTACAGCGGGTGGCCCTTTGATATATCCCACCTGGAACCCTTCTATCGAAGGGCTCACCAAATATGCCGGATCGGACCCTACAGTTATGATCCGGCAGACTGGATGTCATCGGAGGATCAACGGCGGCAGCCCCGCCTAACGGGAGAAGAATTCGAAACGACGGTGTTTCAGTTCGGCGATCGCGAAGTTTTTTTCAAGACCTACCGAGATGCCCTTGATCGTTCAGAAAATATAAGGGTCTTTACCCATGCCAATTGCGTCAACATCGCTGTTGACGATAATGCACAGGTCGTTACAGCGCTCCAGGCGGCATGCCTGAACGGACCCCGTTTCAACGTCAAGGCCAGGACCTACATCCTGGCGGCGGGCGGTATCGAAGTCCCCCGGTTGCTGCTGGCCTCGAATCACGTTCAAAAGGCGGGCCTGGGAAACGGCAATGACCTGGTGGGGCGGTTTTTCATGGAGCATCCCCACCTGACTTCCGGAGCCTTCATCCCGGCCGATGTGGAAATGTCCCATGCGCTCGCCTTTTACGGCATGCACCAGGTCAACGGTGTGACCATCATGGGAAAGCTGGCATTGAATGACGCCGTTAAACGAAGGGAGCGTCTGTTGAATCACTCGATACACATCGCTCCGGACTTCAACAGAAGCAAGGCCTATTATAAACGGAGCTGGTCAAAAGGCTATTATTCGGGAAAATCCCTGGTCTACGATCTGAAAAAGAAAAAAATACCCCGAAACCTCAAAAGCCGGCTGATCGATGTCGCAAGAGATATCCCTTCTCTGTCCAGGGAGTCCTACCGGCACTTTACGAACCGTTTTTTGAAGGAATATGTCGCCGGTGAACGCATGGTCGTGTATCGCTTGAATCATATGGCAGAACAGGTCCCCAATCCGGAAAGCCGGGTTTTGCTGGATGAGGAGAAGGACGCCTTCGGCATGAATCGCATCAAGCTGAAATGGGAGTTGATGCCCCAGGATCTGAAGAGCATGATCAGAACGCAGGAGATACTGAGCGACGCGTTGAAAAAGAAGGGCCTTGGCCGGCTCATCATCGAGATGAAGGAAGGGGAAACCCCTCGGTTCCTGCGCGGCGGATGGCACCACATGGGGACCACCCGCATGCACGTGGATCCCAAAAAGGGCGTGGTGGACAAAGATTGCCGTGTTCACGGCATATCGAACCTGTATATCGCCGGCGCCTCGGTTTTCCCGACGAGCGGGTATGCGAACCCTGTCGTGACCACCGTGGCCCTGGCCGTGCGTCTGGCCGACCATGTGAAAAAGCTGTAA